Proteins from a single region of Hermetia illucens chromosome 3, iHerIll2.2.curated.20191125, whole genome shotgun sequence:
- the LOC119650827 gene encoding WD repeat domain phosphoinositide-interacting protein 2 isoform X1, translating to MITYNINFNQDFTSLAVVGTTGYRLFTLSSVEKVEEIFCSHNENTRIAERLFSSSLVAVVTVAEPNKLKICHFKKGSEICNYSYPSDILSVRLNRARLIVSLRDSIYIHNIRDMKLLHSIRHVSPNEVGLCSLSLNSHLAYPISSTNGELQIFDANKLLMGVNIQAHDSSLSAINFSPDGALIATASERGTVIRVFCTKNARKVHEFRRGVKRNVNIASLMFNSCAEFLCASSNTETVHIFKIDGKLVENAERQSMADSSAPPSSSEEESKESLEDASVKAEESSSSWTGFFSKAVQSYLPSQVSDVFSQDRAFATVQLNQPGLKYVCALAKLEKQTRLLMACEDGFLYIYEFNEARKGGDCKLIRVHDLRNPLEGVTELDMNDSYCDRSQSSLDNISSNSSKNSSPKSQCTYAGILKGSKKDILTVESDKCRDLSEAVDYPTKSIFDDRQFPPVATVRE from the exons gTCTCTTGCTGTTGTGGGAACCACAGGATATCGTCTATTCACCCTTTCATCCGTCGAAAAAGTCGAAGAGATCTTCTGCAGTCACAATGAGAACACTCGCATTGCAGAGCGTCTTTTCAGCAGTAGCCTTGTGGCAGTGGTTACGGTGGCCGAGCCGAATAAGCTGAAAATATGTCATTTCAAAAAAGGATCGGAAATATGCAACTACAGTTACCCATCCGACATATTGTCGGTACGCCTGAATCGGGCTCGATTAATTGTAAGCCTGCGGGACAGCATCTACATTCACAATATCCGAGACATGAAACTTTTGCATTCCATTCGACACGTTTCACCCAACGAGGTGGGATTATGTTCGTTGTCCTTGAATTCTCACCTGGCCTATCCGATCTCGTCGACAAACGGTGAACTGCAGATTTTCGATGCCAATAAACTCTTGATGGGAGTGAATATCCAAGCACACGATTCATCGTTGTCGGCTATAAATTTCTCACCGGATGGCGCTCTAATTGCGACCGCATCCGAACGTGGAACTGTGATACGAGTCTTTTGTACAAAAAATGCCCGAAAGGTGCATGAGTTTCGACGAGGCGTGAAACGAAATGTTAACATTGCTTCGTTGATGTTCAACTCATGCGCTGAATTTCTTTGTGCCAGTTCAAATACAGAAACCGTGCATATATTTAAGATTGATGGGAAATTGGTTGAGAATGCGGAACGTCAGAGTATGGCGGATTCAAGCGCTCCGCCCTCATCTAGCGAGGAGGAATCCAAGGAGAGCCTTGAAGATGCGTCTGTGAAAGCAGAGGAATCGTCATCCAGTTGGACGGGATTCTTCAGTAAGGCGGTCCAGTCGTATCTCCCTAGTCAAGTGAGTGATGTGTTCAGCCAGGATCGGGCTTTTGCTACGGTTCAACTGAATCAACCTGGATTGAAGTACGTTTGTGCTTTGGCGAAGTTGGAGAAGCAAACGAGGCTTTTGATGGCATGCGAAGATGGATTCCTGTATATTTATGAATTTAATGAGGCGAGGAAGGGAGGCGATTGTAAACTGATACGTGTGCACGATTTAAGGAATCCGCTGGAAGGTGTTACGG aACTGGACATGAACGATAGTTATTGTGATAGATCTCAATCATCCTTAGATAATATTAGCAGCAATAGTAGTAAAAATAGCTCACCAAAATCTCAATGTACATACGCCGGAATTTTGAAGGGATCGAAAAAGGATATACTTACAG TAGAATCTGATAAATGTCGAGATCTTAGCGAGGCTGTGGACTATCCGACGAAAAGTATATTTGATGATAGGCAATTTCCACCCGTAGCGACAGTACGCGAATGA
- the LOC119650827 gene encoding WD repeat domain phosphoinositide-interacting protein 2 isoform X2, translating to MITYNINFNQDFTSLAVVGTTGYRLFTLSSVEKVEEIFCSHNENTRIAERLFSSSLVAVVTVAEPNKLKICHFKKGSEICNYSYPSDILSVRLNRARLIVSLRDSIYIHNIRDMKLLHSIRHVSPNEVGLCSLSLNSHLAYPISSTNGELQIFDANKLLMGVNIQAHDSSLSAINFSPDGALIATASERGTVIRVFCTKNARKVHEFRRGVKRNVNIASLMFNSCAEFLCASSNTETVHIFKIDGKLVENAERQSMADSSAPPSSSEEESKESLEDASVKAEESSSSWTGFFSKAVQSYLPSQVSDVFSQDRAFATVQLNQPGLKYVCALAKLEKQTRLLMACEDGFLYIYEFNEARKGGDCKLIRVHDLRNPLEGVTELDMNDSYCDRSQSSLDNISSNSSKNSSPKSQCTYAGILKGSKKDILTESDKCRDLSEAVDYPTKSIFDDRQFPPVATVRE from the exons gTCTCTTGCTGTTGTGGGAACCACAGGATATCGTCTATTCACCCTTTCATCCGTCGAAAAAGTCGAAGAGATCTTCTGCAGTCACAATGAGAACACTCGCATTGCAGAGCGTCTTTTCAGCAGTAGCCTTGTGGCAGTGGTTACGGTGGCCGAGCCGAATAAGCTGAAAATATGTCATTTCAAAAAAGGATCGGAAATATGCAACTACAGTTACCCATCCGACATATTGTCGGTACGCCTGAATCGGGCTCGATTAATTGTAAGCCTGCGGGACAGCATCTACATTCACAATATCCGAGACATGAAACTTTTGCATTCCATTCGACACGTTTCACCCAACGAGGTGGGATTATGTTCGTTGTCCTTGAATTCTCACCTGGCCTATCCGATCTCGTCGACAAACGGTGAACTGCAGATTTTCGATGCCAATAAACTCTTGATGGGAGTGAATATCCAAGCACACGATTCATCGTTGTCGGCTATAAATTTCTCACCGGATGGCGCTCTAATTGCGACCGCATCCGAACGTGGAACTGTGATACGAGTCTTTTGTACAAAAAATGCCCGAAAGGTGCATGAGTTTCGACGAGGCGTGAAACGAAATGTTAACATTGCTTCGTTGATGTTCAACTCATGCGCTGAATTTCTTTGTGCCAGTTCAAATACAGAAACCGTGCATATATTTAAGATTGATGGGAAATTGGTTGAGAATGCGGAACGTCAGAGTATGGCGGATTCAAGCGCTCCGCCCTCATCTAGCGAGGAGGAATCCAAGGAGAGCCTTGAAGATGCGTCTGTGAAAGCAGAGGAATCGTCATCCAGTTGGACGGGATTCTTCAGTAAGGCGGTCCAGTCGTATCTCCCTAGTCAAGTGAGTGATGTGTTCAGCCAGGATCGGGCTTTTGCTACGGTTCAACTGAATCAACCTGGATTGAAGTACGTTTGTGCTTTGGCGAAGTTGGAGAAGCAAACGAGGCTTTTGATGGCATGCGAAGATGGATTCCTGTATATTTATGAATTTAATGAGGCGAGGAAGGGAGGCGATTGTAAACTGATACGTGTGCACGATTTAAGGAATCCGCTGGAAGGTGTTACGG aACTGGACATGAACGATAGTTATTGTGATAGATCTCAATCATCCTTAGATAATATTAGCAGCAATAGTAGTAAAAATAGCTCACCAAAATCTCAATGTACATACGCCGGAATTTTGAAGGGATCGAAAAAGGATATACTTACAG AATCTGATAAATGTCGAGATCTTAGCGAGGCTGTGGACTATCCGACGAAAAGTATATTTGATGATAGGCAATTTCCACCCGTAGCGACAGTACGCGAATGA
- the LOC119650827 gene encoding WD repeat domain phosphoinositide-interacting protein 2 isoform X3: MITYNINFNQDFTSLAVVGTTGYRLFTLSSVEKVEEIFCSHNENTRIAERLFSSSLVAVVTVAEPNKLKICHFKKGSEICNYSYPSDILSVRLNRARLIVSLRDSIYIHNIRDMKLLHSIRHVSPNEVGLCSLSLNSHLAYPISSTNGELQIFDANKLLMGVNIQAHDSSLSAINFSPDGALIATASERGTVIRVFCTKNARKVHEFRRGVKRNVNIASLMFNSCAEFLCASSNTETVHIFKIDGKLVENAERQSMADSSAPPSSSEEESKESLEDASVKAEESSSSWTGFFSKAVQSYLPSQVSDVFSQDRAFATVQLNQPGLKYVCALAKLEKQTRLLMACEDGFLYIYEFNEARKGGDCKLIRVHDLRNPLEGVTGCCSYHAKNWT, translated from the exons gTCTCTTGCTGTTGTGGGAACCACAGGATATCGTCTATTCACCCTTTCATCCGTCGAAAAAGTCGAAGAGATCTTCTGCAGTCACAATGAGAACACTCGCATTGCAGAGCGTCTTTTCAGCAGTAGCCTTGTGGCAGTGGTTACGGTGGCCGAGCCGAATAAGCTGAAAATATGTCATTTCAAAAAAGGATCGGAAATATGCAACTACAGTTACCCATCCGACATATTGTCGGTACGCCTGAATCGGGCTCGATTAATTGTAAGCCTGCGGGACAGCATCTACATTCACAATATCCGAGACATGAAACTTTTGCATTCCATTCGACACGTTTCACCCAACGAGGTGGGATTATGTTCGTTGTCCTTGAATTCTCACCTGGCCTATCCGATCTCGTCGACAAACGGTGAACTGCAGATTTTCGATGCCAATAAACTCTTGATGGGAGTGAATATCCAAGCACACGATTCATCGTTGTCGGCTATAAATTTCTCACCGGATGGCGCTCTAATTGCGACCGCATCCGAACGTGGAACTGTGATACGAGTCTTTTGTACAAAAAATGCCCGAAAGGTGCATGAGTTTCGACGAGGCGTGAAACGAAATGTTAACATTGCTTCGTTGATGTTCAACTCATGCGCTGAATTTCTTTGTGCCAGTTCAAATACAGAAACCGTGCATATATTTAAGATTGATGGGAAATTGGTTGAGAATGCGGAACGTCAGAGTATGGCGGATTCAAGCGCTCCGCCCTCATCTAGCGAGGAGGAATCCAAGGAGAGCCTTGAAGATGCGTCTGTGAAAGCAGAGGAATCGTCATCCAGTTGGACGGGATTCTTCAGTAAGGCGGTCCAGTCGTATCTCCCTAGTCAAGTGAGTGATGTGTTCAGCCAGGATCGGGCTTTTGCTACGGTTCAACTGAATCAACCTGGATTGAAGTACGTTTGTGCTTTGGCGAAGTTGGAGAAGCAAACGAGGCTTTTGATGGCATGCGAAGATGGATTCCTGTATATTTATGAATTTAATGAGGCGAGGAAGGGAGGCGATTGTAAACTGATACGTGTGCACGATTTAAGGAATCCGCTGGAAGGTGTTACGG GTTGCTGCAGTTATCACGCAAAG aACTGGACATGA